The region ACCGGCTATGTCTGCGGCGTTAAAGCTGAAGACAAACTCTCCGGCAAATCTTATGAACTGAAAGCCAAGGCGGTTATCAATGCCACCGGTATTTTTACCGATGACATTATGAATATGGATAACGGTGATCACAAAAAACTCATCGCTCCCAGTCAGGGTATCCATATTGTTATCGACCGTGATTTTCTCGGTGGCGATACCGGTATCATGGTTCCCAAGACCGATGACGGTCGCGTAATTTTCTTCGTGCCCTGGCATGGCAAAGTCGTTGTCGGTACCACTGACACCGCGCTCGATTCTGTATGTATGGAGCCCAAGCCGCTTGAAGAAGAAATTAATTTTCTCGTGGAGCACTCCGCAAGGTACCTCTCCAAACCTCCGACCCGTGCGGATGTACGCAGTGTGTTCACCGGTATTCGTCCTCTGATTGCAGCGGGTGATTCCGAATCAACTTCTGCTCTTTCAAGGGATCACTACCTGACTGTATCTCCCAATAAGCTGCTGACTATCGCCGGCGGTAAGTGGACTACCTATAGACATATGGCTGAAGATTGCATTGATAACGCAATCCAGATGGGCGGTCTTCCTTTCCGTCCCTGCGTGACTAAGAACGTTAAACTGCATGGTTATACTGAAGAATTTGATCACAATGACCATATGCATGTTTACGGAAGTGAAGCCGTTGAGATTGAAGCCTTGGCGGAAGAGTATCCCGAACTTGATACCCGTATGCATGAAAGGCTTCCTTATTCATGGCTTGAAGTTGTCTGGGCTGCCCGTAACGAATGGGCTCAGACCGTCTCCGATGCCTTGGCCCGCAGAACCAGAGCTCTCATCATTGATGCCAAAGCTGCCAACGAAGTGGCTCCCAAGGCTGCTGAAATTATGGCAAAAGAGCTTGGTAAGGATGAATCCTGGATTAAAGATCAGACCGAACATTTTCAGGAGTTGGCTAAGAATTACATCGTAGATTAATAGATCATATATTGTAATTTACCTGCACAGGTGTTGATGTACCCCTACTGCATCAATGCCTGTGCTGAATGTTACATATTCATATTTCGCACTGTTCTCAGTGTAAGATATTCTCCAAAGAACGATGGGGGGCTTCCCTACCCCCATCACCACTTCCCTTTGCCGTCGGTCGCCTGGGCCGACGGCTTCTTTTTTTTATTCAAGTAAAGAAAAATAGTGCTTCTGTGTTTGAAGCTGCGTGTATTCGAAATCCATTTCTTTGCATGGATGTTCGTTTCGTATGCATGTCTGTCTGCACGAGTGGCTTTGTGTTTACCGCAATGTGTCATTTTCATTTCAGGTAAACTGCCATGATATGTTGTTGTGTGCCATAAAACCCCTGCTATTGGCGAGAATAGATGGATTTGAAGAAAATAAATATTTCAATAATAGATGTTGCAACTGTTTAATATCAAACTATTTTTACTAAACCGAAAGCATAAAGTGAAGATTTCTTTTCGATTTTGAACATTATGGGGTTGATTTTTTGTTTGTTACAAAATAGTGTTCATCCATAGGAAATGGAAAAGCGTAAGAGTTAATCGAGCGCGAGGTGGTATTCGTTTCCGAAAAGAAACGAATTTGTGTTTTAACTGCTTTAAGAGATGTGGGAGTGATTATGAGTCCTTTCTTAGGCGAAGTAATTGGTACTATGATTCTGACTCTTTTTGGTTGCGGCGTAGTTGCGAACGTCGTTCTTGAAAAGTCCAAAGGTCAGAACGGCGGCTGGATTGTTATCTCCATGGGTTGGGGATTTGCTGTTGCATTTGCAGTGTATGTTGCTGGTAAATATTCCGGTGCACACATCAACCCTGCTGTTACCCTCGGCCTTGCTGCCGGCGGCTATTTTCCCTGGGCACAGGTTCCCCTTTACATTGCCGGCCAGATGCTCGGTGCGTTCCTCGGTGCAGTACTTTGTTACTTCACCTACAAATGCCACTGGGAACCCACTGACGATGCAGCCCTGAAACTGGCTGTATTTGCTACCGGACCTGCTATTCCCTGCACAACTGAAAACTTTCTCTGCGAATTTATCGGCACCTTCTTCCTGGTTTTTATCCTTCTCGGAATCGGTGCAAATGAATTCACACAAGGCCTTAACCCCTTGATCGTCGGTTTCTTCATTATGGCTATCGGCCTTTCCCTTGGTGGCCCCACCGGCTACGCTATCAACCCTGCTCGTGACCTCGGTCCCCGTATCGCTCATGCTATCCTGCCCATTCCGGGTAAAGGCGGCAGTGACTGGGGATATGCATGGATTCCTGTTGTTGCACCCATATGCGGCGGTGTTGCAGGAGCCCTCGTATACAAAGCTATCGTAGGCTAAGTCTCTCGCGATTGTCGGATAGATAGGAATAAAATGATAAAACGGGGCGAATTACCGTTTCGCCCCGATTATAAAAAGGGGAAATAAAGAATGGAAAAGAAATACGTACTTTCAATTGACCAGGGTACTACCAGCTCCCGCGCAATTATCTTTAATAAAGGCGGCGAGATCGTAAAGGTAACCCAGAAAGAATTTACCCAGATTTTTCCCAATCCCAGCTGGGTTGAGCACGACGCTATGGAAATCTGGTCTTCCGTCCAGTCCGTAGTTGCGGAAGCCCTTGCCGACGTTCCTGCTGCTGAAATTGCTGCAATCGGTATTACCAACCAGCGTGAAACTACTGTTGTATGGGATAAGAACACCGGCAAGCCCGTATACAACGCAATTGTATGGCAGTCCCGCCAGACCATGGACATCTGCAACGAGCTGAAAGCAAAAGGTCTTGACTCTACTGTCCGTGAAAAAACAGGTCTGCTCATTGACGCATACTTCTCCGGAACCAAAGTTAAATGGATTCTCGATAACGTAGAAGGCGCTCGTGAAAAAGCTGAAGCTGGCGATCTCCTTTTCGGTACTATCGACACATGGCTGGTTTGGAAGCTTACCGGCGGCGCAGTTCACGTAACTGACTACACCAACGCTTCCCGTACTCTCATGTACAACATCCATGAGCTCAAGTGGGACGAAGAACTCCTCGAAGCTCTTACCGTTCCCGCTTCCATGCTTCCCGAAGTTAAGCCTTCCTCCGCAGTTTACGGCAGCACCCACAAAGATAAGTTTCAGGGCCTGGAAATTCCTATTTCCGGTATGGCCGGTGACCAGCAGGCAGCTCTGTTCGGTCAGGCTTGCTTTGAAAAAGGTATGGCTAAGAACACTTACGGAACCGGTTGCTTCATGCTCATGAATACCGGTGAAAAAGCAGTTCCTTCCAAGAACGGCCTGCTGACCACCATCGCATGGGGTGTTGACGGTAAAGTTGAATACGCTCTGGAAGGTTCCATCTTCGTAGCAGGTTCCGCTATCCAGTGGCTGCGCGACGGTATGAGAATGTTCCGTGACGCTAAAGATTCCGAGCTCTACGCTACCCGCGTGCAGGGCACCGACGGCGTATACATGGTTCCCGCATTTGTCGGCCTCGGCGCTCCTTACTGGAACTCTGAAGTTCGCGGCGCAGTATTCGGCCTGACTCGTGGTACCACTAAAGAACATTTTGTTCGTGCTACCCTCGAATCTCTCTGCTACCAGACCAAAGACGTTCTCTCCGCTATGGAAGCTGACTCAGGTATCAACCTCGCTAAACTCCGTGTTGACGGCGGCGCAGTTGCAAACGACCTGATGCTCCAGATTCAGGCTGACCTCCTCGGTGTACCTGTTGAGCGTCCTCTGTGCATTGAAACCACCGCTCTCGGCGCAGCATACCTTGCTGGTCTGGCTGTTGGTTTCTGGGCAGATAAAAATGACATCAAACAGAACTTCGGCGTTGACCGTGAGTTCGGTCCCAAAATGGAAGCTGGCGAATCTGCAAAGCTTTATGAAGGCTGGCAGAAAGCTGTTGAAGCTACCATGGCTTTCAAATAGTAAAACATACGCAGCTTAGCTGCTGTAACTTACTGTACATAATAAAGGGTATCCTTCGGGGTACCCTTTCTGTTTTTGGATGCTCTTATTTTGTTACAAAGCAGGGTGCCTGTAGCTATTTTTAATAATAAATTTTATAGCCTATCATTAATATGCTGGACAAATCTTCCGCCATAGAAACTGTTATACGAAAACTTAAGAAGGTTCCCGTCGGCCGGGGTCTTGACCTGCGTACCTATAAACGTGAC is a window of Maridesulfovibrio sp. DNA encoding:
- a CDS encoding glycerol-3-phosphate dehydrogenase/oxidase, with product MKRSDFIQQMEDSSKVWDFIIIGGGATGLGSGLDAAARGYSVLLLEQGDFAEATSSRSTKMVHGGVRYLAQGNISLVMEALYERGILKQNAPHMCYNQKFIVPDYKWWGLPYYGIGLKCYDMLARKYSFGPSQIYSKGSVMKEVPGVLAKKLKGGVTYHDGQFDDARLALTLARTMADMGGCPMNHTKVTDLVKSSTGYVCGVKAEDKLSGKSYELKAKAVINATGIFTDDIMNMDNGDHKKLIAPSQGIHIVIDRDFLGGDTGIMVPKTDDGRVIFFVPWHGKVVVGTTDTALDSVCMEPKPLEEEINFLVEHSARYLSKPPTRADVRSVFTGIRPLIAAGDSESTSALSRDHYLTVSPNKLLTIAGGKWTTYRHMAEDCIDNAIQMGGLPFRPCVTKNVKLHGYTEEFDHNDHMHVYGSEAVEIEALAEEYPELDTRMHERLPYSWLEVVWAARNEWAQTVSDALARRTRALIIDAKAANEVAPKAAEIMAKELGKDESWIKDQTEHFQELAKNYIVD
- a CDS encoding MIP/aquaporin family protein, with protein sequence MSPFLGEVIGTMILTLFGCGVVANVVLEKSKGQNGGWIVISMGWGFAVAFAVYVAGKYSGAHINPAVTLGLAAGGYFPWAQVPLYIAGQMLGAFLGAVLCYFTYKCHWEPTDDAALKLAVFATGPAIPCTTENFLCEFIGTFFLVFILLGIGANEFTQGLNPLIVGFFIMAIGLSLGGPTGYAINPARDLGPRIAHAILPIPGKGGSDWGYAWIPVVAPICGGVAGALVYKAIVG
- the glpK gene encoding glycerol kinase GlpK codes for the protein MEKKYVLSIDQGTTSSRAIIFNKGGEIVKVTQKEFTQIFPNPSWVEHDAMEIWSSVQSVVAEALADVPAAEIAAIGITNQRETTVVWDKNTGKPVYNAIVWQSRQTMDICNELKAKGLDSTVREKTGLLIDAYFSGTKVKWILDNVEGAREKAEAGDLLFGTIDTWLVWKLTGGAVHVTDYTNASRTLMYNIHELKWDEELLEALTVPASMLPEVKPSSAVYGSTHKDKFQGLEIPISGMAGDQQAALFGQACFEKGMAKNTYGTGCFMLMNTGEKAVPSKNGLLTTIAWGVDGKVEYALEGSIFVAGSAIQWLRDGMRMFRDAKDSELYATRVQGTDGVYMVPAFVGLGAPYWNSEVRGAVFGLTRGTTKEHFVRATLESLCYQTKDVLSAMEADSGINLAKLRVDGGAVANDLMLQIQADLLGVPVERPLCIETTALGAAYLAGLAVGFWADKNDIKQNFGVDREFGPKMEAGESAKLYEGWQKAVEATMAFK